A single Calidifontibacter indicus DNA region contains:
- a CDS encoding TY-Chap domain-containing protein produces the protein MTIASGGRTPDRQPWRKPQRMDWTEFTTRLGRTIRDLEDRVFLIIEESSSGVYVQFAADTDTVSAECVANTSTALKRPADPAGELRLVELGWTPYTPLDRNWTTSLQLPATLAQSGQIADMCVIALRDVYGVATPDSLTYKAWRGPEPPRALWADDDTDEFAFFAEPLDPGQNPLPLPGLGLARQ, from the coding sequence GTGACGATCGCCTCCGGCGGCCGCACCCCAGACAGACAACCGTGGAGAAAGCCTCAGCGCATGGACTGGACCGAATTCACCACCCGCCTCGGCCGGACGATTCGGGATCTGGAGGACCGCGTGTTCCTCATCATCGAGGAATCATCCTCCGGGGTATACGTGCAATTCGCGGCCGACACCGACACCGTGTCCGCCGAGTGCGTCGCCAACACCAGCACGGCGCTCAAGCGCCCGGCCGACCCCGCCGGTGAACTGCGCCTCGTCGAACTCGGATGGACCCCCTACACACCGCTCGACCGGAACTGGACGACGTCACTACAACTGCCCGCGACCCTCGCACAGTCGGGACAGATCGCGGACATGTGCGTGATCGCCCTCCGCGACGTGTACGGCGTCGCCACCCCTGACAGCCTCACCTACAAGGCATGGCGGGGCCCCGAACCGCCTCGCGCGCTGTGGGCGGACGACGACACCGACGAGTTTGCCTTTTTCGCAGAACCCCTCGATCCGGGACAGAACCCGCTCCCGTTGCCGGGCCTCGGCCTGGCACGCCAATGA
- a CDS encoding DUF6301 family protein, with product MTASSFQTCNRKDPMSSVTNVPVDQALDQLDFWLAAPWPMSEEAAGEMASALGWTIEGEWIYARCNDVPFQTVLGLSKRDSEVTAFSFSLTGDVEQDDGEAMDALKDAFSEYVAGGRSRWGKPAMNRGAVPAARWDLGERGGIRIHHTTAVVATYVTPNDLTALKVMNDW from the coding sequence GTGACCGCATCAAGCTTCCAGACCTGCAACCGGAAGGATCCGATGAGCTCCGTGACCAACGTCCCCGTCGACCAGGCACTCGACCAACTCGACTTCTGGCTGGCTGCGCCGTGGCCGATGAGCGAAGAAGCGGCCGGGGAGATGGCCTCGGCGCTCGGTTGGACCATCGAGGGAGAGTGGATTTATGCCCGTTGCAACGACGTCCCCTTCCAGACGGTCCTCGGGCTCTCCAAACGGGACAGCGAGGTCACTGCCTTCTCCTTCTCGTTGACCGGCGACGTCGAGCAGGATGACGGGGAGGCCATGGATGCTCTCAAGGATGCCTTCAGCGAGTACGTCGCCGGGGGTCGCTCACGGTGGGGTAAACCTGCAATGAACCGCGGCGCAGTTCCTGCCGCCCGGTGGGATCTCGGCGAGCGTGGAGGCATCCGCATCCACCACACCACCGCCGTGGTCGCCACGTACGTCACGCCGAACGACCTCACGGCGCTCAAGGTCATGAACGACTGGTGA
- a CDS encoding RDD family protein codes for MSEQASGWYPDPNDPDTLRYWDGILWTDRTMPRIKPGLEQSTLGAPPQPPVQHQYPQNMPYPGHHPAVQTRLMIAVTPDGQQLSGWWRRAAAFVIDNLITFAIAVPLAWTWLSPWVETYRDFISDTLDASRTGGSTPEVPSALFDFPWQFGAVLVAVYFVYEVALTTWRGQTVGKMITGIKVRRESDERPPTLVAAIYRFVVKQVSSIFGMIPLVSLLVGVFQIVDYLRPLSDRMKQSFHDSWSQTYVVRSTKKPRR; via the coding sequence ATGAGTGAACAGGCGTCGGGCTGGTACCCGGACCCGAACGACCCCGACACCCTCCGGTACTGGGACGGCATCCTGTGGACCGACCGCACGATGCCGCGGATCAAGCCCGGCTTGGAACAGTCGACGCTCGGGGCGCCGCCGCAGCCGCCGGTGCAGCACCAGTACCCGCAGAACATGCCCTACCCGGGACACCACCCGGCCGTCCAGACCCGGCTGATGATCGCGGTCACCCCCGACGGGCAGCAGTTGTCCGGGTGGTGGCGCCGGGCGGCGGCGTTCGTCATCGACAACCTGATCACCTTCGCGATCGCCGTCCCGTTGGCCTGGACGTGGCTGTCGCCGTGGGTCGAGACCTACCGCGACTTCATCTCCGACACCCTCGACGCCAGCCGCACCGGTGGCAGCACGCCGGAGGTGCCGTCGGCCCTGTTCGACTTCCCGTGGCAGTTCGGTGCGGTGCTCGTCGCGGTCTACTTCGTCTACGAAGTGGCGCTGACCACCTGGCGCGGGCAGACCGTCGGCAAGATGATCACCGGCATCAAGGTGCGGCGCGAGTCCGACGAACGTCCGCCCACGCTGGTCGCCGCGATCTATCGGTTCGTGGTCAAGCAGGTGAGTTCGATCTTCGGGATGATCCCGCTGGTCAGCCTGCTCGTGGGGGTCTTCCAGATCGTCGACTACCTGCGTCCGCTCAGCGACCGGATGAAGCAGTCGTTCCACGACAGTTGGTCGCAGACGTACGTCGTGCGCAGCACGAAGAAGCCGCGCAGGTAG
- the fahA gene encoding fumarylacetoacetase has product MTTLPTTELFGLDNLPYGIASKPGHAPHVVARLRDHAIDLAGLAADAGGDAWIDAWSQSTLNSFVAQGRPSWRAARAWLRDTLRDESRAEVVAARLHPLTEVTLHLPIAVADYVDFYASEQHATNVGRIFRPDGAALTPNWKHLPIGYHGRAGTVVVSGTDIVRPCGQRKAPTDAEPTFGPSIRLDIEAELGFVVGGDTAIGTRVGVDEAADHLFGVGLFNDWSARDIQAWEYVPLGPFLGKSFASSLAAWITPMDALSAARTAAPQQDPQPLPYLRGEDRFGLDIDIEVELGGTVISRPPYSTTYWSPTQMLAHLTVNGACLRTGDLFASGTVSGTEADQRGSLLELTWSGKEPLQLADGSTRSFLEDGDVVTLRATAPGTDGGRIGLGEVTGRILPART; this is encoded by the coding sequence GTGACCACCCTGCCGACGACCGAACTCTTCGGGCTCGACAACCTGCCGTACGGCATCGCGTCGAAACCCGGCCACGCCCCGCACGTCGTGGCGCGCCTGCGTGACCACGCGATCGATCTCGCCGGGCTCGCGGCCGATGCGGGAGGCGATGCGTGGATCGATGCCTGGTCGCAGTCGACGCTGAACTCCTTTGTCGCCCAAGGACGCCCGTCGTGGAGGGCCGCCCGCGCGTGGCTGCGGGACACACTGCGCGACGAGTCCCGAGCCGAGGTGGTCGCGGCCCGGCTGCACCCGCTCACCGAAGTCACCCTGCATCTGCCGATCGCGGTGGCCGACTACGTCGACTTCTACGCCAGCGAGCAGCACGCGACGAACGTCGGCAGGATCTTCCGACCGGACGGCGCCGCGCTCACCCCCAACTGGAAGCACCTCCCGATCGGCTATCACGGCCGTGCGGGCACGGTCGTCGTCTCCGGCACGGACATCGTCCGACCGTGCGGCCAGCGCAAGGCGCCCACCGACGCCGAACCGACCTTCGGCCCCAGCATCCGACTCGACATCGAGGCCGAACTCGGCTTCGTCGTCGGCGGCGACACCGCGATCGGCACGCGGGTCGGCGTCGACGAGGCCGCCGATCACCTGTTCGGCGTGGGGCTGTTCAACGACTGGTCGGCACGCGACATTCAAGCCTGGGAGTACGTGCCGCTCGGGCCGTTCCTCGGCAAGTCGTTCGCGTCGTCGCTGGCGGCATGGATCACCCCGATGGACGCCCTCAGCGCCGCGAGAACCGCTGCCCCGCAGCAGGATCCGCAACCACTCCCCTACCTGCGGGGCGAGGATCGGTTCGGGCTCGACATCGACATCGAGGTCGAGCTGGGCGGCACCGTCATCAGTCGCCCGCCCTACTCGACGACGTACTGGTCGCCCACCCAGATGCTCGCCCATCTCACCGTCAACGGCGCTTGTCTGCGCACCGGCGACCTGTTCGCATCGGGCACCGTGTCAGGCACCGAGGCCGACCAGCGCGGCAGCCTGCTCGAACTCACCTGGAGCGGCAAGGAACCCCTGCAACTCGCCGACGGTTCGACCCGGTCGTTCCTGGAGGACGGCGACGTCGTGACCCTGCGCGCCACCGCACCGGGCACGGACGGCGGGCGGATCGGACTCGGTGAGGTGACCGGGCGGATCCTGCCCGCCCGCACCTGA
- a CDS encoding homogentisate 1,2-dioxygenase, translated as MAFYRAQGSVPPKRHTQHRGDDGGLFYEELMGEEGFSSDSSLLYHRFIPSAISDAREWPLDLRTTPNHPLLPRHLKLHDLFDADSHGVDVVTGRRLVLGNGDVRISYVVADAPSPWYRNGIGDECIYVERGGARVETVFGMFVVGEGDYLVIPRATTHRWLPLVAGDEGFAEPLRAYAIEANSHIAPPKRYLSKFGQLLEHAPYCERDLRGPEGPLLAEDIGADPEAATEVYIKHRTSTGIVGTVYTYPYHPLEVVGWDGCLYPYAFNVADFEPITGRVHQPPPVHQVFEGYNFVICNFVPRKVDYHPLSIPVPYYHSNVDSDEVMFYVDGDYEARKGSGIGKGSISLHPGGHAHGPQPGATEASIGVERFDELAVMVDTFRPLELGEAGTAVDDGKYAWSWVGGR; from the coding sequence ATGGCCTTCTACCGAGCACAGGGATCGGTGCCGCCGAAGCGGCACACCCAGCACCGGGGCGACGACGGCGGGCTCTTCTACGAGGAGCTGATGGGGGAGGAAGGCTTCTCGTCAGACTCCTCGCTGCTCTACCACCGCTTCATCCCGTCAGCGATCAGTGATGCGCGTGAATGGCCACTCGACCTGCGCACGACACCCAACCATCCGTTGTTGCCGCGGCATCTGAAGCTGCACGACCTGTTCGATGCCGACAGCCATGGTGTCGACGTCGTGACCGGACGTCGGCTGGTGCTCGGCAACGGCGACGTGCGTATCTCCTATGTCGTCGCCGACGCGCCGAGTCCGTGGTATCGCAACGGAATTGGCGATGAGTGCATCTACGTCGAGCGCGGCGGTGCCCGGGTCGAGACGGTGTTTGGGATGTTCGTCGTGGGAGAGGGTGACTACCTGGTGATCCCGCGGGCCACCACCCATCGATGGCTGCCGTTGGTGGCCGGCGACGAAGGCTTCGCCGAACCGCTGCGTGCGTATGCGATCGAAGCCAACTCCCACATCGCACCGCCGAAGCGCTACCTGTCGAAGTTCGGGCAGTTGCTGGAGCACGCGCCGTACTGCGAGCGCGACCTGCGCGGGCCGGAGGGCCCGCTGCTCGCCGAGGACATCGGGGCCGATCCCGAGGCGGCCACGGAGGTCTACATCAAGCACCGGACGTCGACCGGCATCGTCGGCACGGTCTACACCTACCCGTACCACCCGCTGGAGGTCGTCGGCTGGGACGGCTGTCTCTACCCATACGCCTTCAACGTCGCCGACTTCGAGCCGATCACCGGACGCGTGCACCAGCCGCCGCCGGTGCACCAGGTGTTCGAGGGCTACAACTTCGTCATCTGCAACTTCGTGCCGCGCAAGGTCGACTATCACCCGCTGTCGATCCCGGTGCCCTACTACCACTCGAACGTCGACAGCGACGAGGTGATGTTCTACGTCGACGGCGACTACGAGGCGCGCAAAGGTTCGGGCATCGGCAAGGGGTCGATCTCGCTGCACCCCGGCGGTCACGCGCACGGTCCGCAACCCGGGGCGACCGAGGCGTCGATCGGGGTCGAGCGGTTCGACGAACTGGCGGTCATGGTCGACACCTTCCGCCCGCTCGAACTCGGCGAAGCGGGCACGGCCGTCGACGACGGCAAGTACGCCTGGAGCTGGGTCGGTGGCCGGTGA
- a CDS encoding bifunctional metallophosphatase/5'-nucleotidase, translated as MSVDLTASRRQMLGMAVIGGAGLFAAKVPAAQADPAGVRLTVLGTTDLHGNVLNWDYFKNAEYNDAASNDIGVAKCATLIKAMRAERGADSCVTLDAGDTIQGTPLAYYYAKIDPITKGSTHPMATAMNAIGYDAAAMGNHEFNYGLDTLDTFRRQLRFPLLCANALDWNTGRSVYPTYIIKTVNLKGSKPIKVGIVGLVTPGVSIWDKANVEGKVKFNGIVEQAKIVVPQVKKAGADVVIVSAHSGADGSSSWGDAIPFVENAATQLAEEVADIDAILVGHAHKEIPQRYVVNKATGKQVLLSEPLYWGMRVTVMDLDLTKVRGQWEVASASATLLNANTVPEDKQVADLVRPAHQKVLEYVNGVIGTCKQEMTGATACWEDSAAVDLINYVQAQAVKAGLVGTAEENTPVLSIAAPFSRTARIPAGDVTVRDVAGLYVFDNTLLGIKFTGKQVKAYLEKSVEYFRQVSSAGPVPSAQVTNAVTPAAPSGTPDYNYDVMGGLDKPLTYDIDLSVPAGNRIRNLSYGGTPVADGDSYVIAINNYRQSGGGGFPDVTTAPVVYNRQNEIRQLIIDWVAANKVIDPATFHAVDWKLTYGTAPLVVTP; from the coding sequence ATGTCCGTTGACCTCACTGCAAGCCGCCGTCAGATGCTGGGGATGGCGGTGATCGGAGGGGCCGGACTGTTCGCGGCGAAGGTGCCTGCCGCACAAGCCGATCCGGCGGGCGTTCGGCTCACCGTGCTCGGCACCACCGACCTGCACGGCAACGTTCTCAATTGGGACTACTTCAAGAACGCCGAGTACAACGACGCCGCGAGCAACGACATCGGCGTCGCCAAGTGCGCCACGCTGATCAAGGCGATGCGCGCCGAGCGGGGCGCCGACTCGTGTGTGACGCTCGATGCCGGCGACACCATCCAGGGCACCCCGCTGGCGTACTACTACGCGAAGATCGACCCGATCACCAAGGGATCGACCCACCCGATGGCCACCGCGATGAACGCGATCGGCTACGACGCGGCCGCAATGGGCAACCACGAGTTCAACTACGGCCTCGACACCCTCGACACCTTCCGCCGCCAGCTGCGCTTCCCGCTGCTGTGCGCGAACGCGCTCGACTGGAACACGGGCCGATCGGTCTACCCGACCTACATCATCAAGACGGTCAACCTGAAGGGGAGCAAGCCGATCAAGGTCGGCATCGTCGGTCTGGTCACCCCGGGTGTCTCGATCTGGGACAAGGCCAATGTCGAAGGCAAGGTGAAGTTCAACGGCATCGTCGAGCAGGCGAAGATCGTCGTGCCGCAGGTGAAGAAGGCCGGCGCCGACGTCGTCATCGTGTCGGCCCACTCCGGTGCCGACGGTTCGTCGTCGTGGGGCGACGCGATTCCGTTCGTCGAGAACGCCGCCACCCAGCTGGCCGAGGAGGTCGCCGACATCGACGCGATCCTGGTCGGTCACGCGCACAAGGAGATCCCGCAGCGCTATGTCGTCAACAAGGCGACCGGCAAGCAGGTGCTGCTCTCGGAGCCGCTGTACTGGGGCATGCGGGTCACCGTCATGGACCTCGACCTCACCAAGGTGCGCGGTCAGTGGGAGGTCGCTTCGGCGTCCGCAACCTTGTTGAACGCCAACACCGTTCCCGAGGACAAGCAGGTCGCCGACCTCGTCCGCCCGGCGCACCAGAAGGTGCTCGAGTACGTCAACGGCGTCATCGGCACCTGCAAGCAGGAGATGACCGGCGCGACCGCGTGCTGGGAGGACTCCGCCGCGGTCGACCTCATCAACTACGTGCAGGCCCAGGCGGTCAAGGCCGGCCTCGTCGGCACCGCCGAGGAGAACACCCCGGTGCTCTCGATCGCGGCACCGTTCAGCCGCACGGCGCGCATCCCCGCAGGTGACGTCACGGTGCGCGACGTGGCCGGGTTGTACGTCTTCGACAACACGCTGCTCGGCATCAAGTTCACCGGCAAGCAGGTGAAGGCCTACCTGGAGAAGTCGGTCGAGTACTTCCGGCAGGTCAGCAGCGCCGGCCCGGTGCCGTCGGCGCAGGTCACCAACGCGGTGACCCCGGCGGCCCCGAGCGGCACGCCCGACTACAACTACGACGTCATGGGCGGGCTCGACAAGCCGCTCACCTACGACATCGACCTGTCGGTGCCGGCCGGCAACCGCATCCGCAACCTGTCGTACGGCGGCACCCCGGTCGCGGACGGCGACAGCTACGTGATCGCGATCAACAACTACCGCCAGTCCGGTGGCGGCGGCTTCCCGGATGTCACCACCGCACCGGTCGTCTACAACCGCCAGAACGAGATCCGTCAGCTGATCATCGACTGGGTGGCCGCGAACAAGGTGATCGACCCGGCCACCTTCCACGCCGTCGACTGGAAGCTGACCTACGGCACCGCGCCGCTGGTCGTCACCCCCTGA
- a CDS encoding isochorismatase family protein — translation MTRALIIVDVQNDFCEGGSLAVAGGTKVAEQIAHYVTSQGEDYRTIVATADWHVDPGDHWSDEPDFNHSWPVHCKVGTDGASFRPEVGPAISLTDRIFRKGEHEAAYSGFEGHDEHGASLESWLRDNEVDTVDVVGIATDFCVKATALDANRAGFETSVLLQLTAGVSAETTASALTELREAGVGLTGEPVVEA, via the coding sequence ATGACGCGCGCACTGATCATCGTCGACGTTCAGAACGACTTCTGCGAGGGTGGCTCGCTGGCGGTCGCCGGCGGCACGAAGGTGGCCGAGCAGATCGCCCATTACGTGACGAGCCAGGGCGAGGACTACCGCACGATCGTCGCGACGGCCGACTGGCACGTCGACCCGGGCGACCACTGGTCGGACGAACCCGATTTCAACCACAGCTGGCCGGTGCATTGCAAGGTCGGCACCGACGGAGCCAGCTTCCGCCCGGAGGTCGGGCCGGCCATCTCGCTGACCGACCGAATCTTCCGCAAGGGTGAGCACGAAGCCGCCTACAGCGGCTTCGAAGGCCACGACGAGCACGGCGCAAGCCTGGAGAGCTGGCTGCGCGACAACGAGGTCGACACCGTCGACGTCGTCGGCATCGCCACCGACTTCTGCGTGAAGGCGACCGCCCTCGATGCCAACCGCGCCGGGTTCGAGACGTCCGTGCTGTTGCAACTCACCGCCGGGGTCTCCGCCGAGACCACCGCGTCCGCCCTCACCGAACTGCGCGAGGCGGGCGTCGGCCTCACCGGCGAACCCGTCGTCGAAGCCTGA
- a CDS encoding TetR/AcrR family transcriptional regulator: protein MPKIVDHEERRRLIADAFATVVRRDGVAGASVRAVAAEAGISPGAMRHYFDTQTGLLRFVAQDLTERLTAQMAALAPEATGTDSVVLLEELVPLDARRQADFDVWLALVVGGLTEPALAEISAEAHAAIRNVCRHVLREHGVRRPTPDQVRRLHAFVDGISMHLALYPDVVSRAAAKRSLRAEIPAIAGITLSP from the coding sequence ATGCCGAAGATCGTCGACCACGAGGAACGCCGCCGGCTGATCGCCGACGCCTTCGCCACCGTCGTCCGTCGCGACGGGGTGGCGGGTGCCTCGGTGCGCGCGGTCGCCGCAGAGGCCGGCATCTCCCCCGGAGCCATGCGGCACTACTTCGACACCCAGACCGGGTTGCTGCGGTTCGTCGCACAAGACCTCACCGAGCGGCTGACCGCACAGATGGCCGCGCTGGCACCGGAGGCCACCGGCACCGACTCGGTCGTGCTGCTCGAGGAACTCGTGCCGCTCGACGCTCGACGACAGGCCGACTTCGACGTCTGGCTCGCGCTGGTGGTGGGCGGTCTCACCGAGCCCGCGCTCGCCGAGATCTCGGCCGAAGCCCATGCCGCGATCCGCAACGTGTGTCGACACGTGCTCAGGGAACACGGGGTACGCCGTCCGACCCCCGATCAGGTGCGACGCCTGCACGCGTTCGTCGACGGCATCTCGATGCACCTCGCGCTCTACCCCGACGTCGTCTCCCGAGCGGCAGCCAAGCGCAGCCTGCGAGCCGAGATCCCCGCGATCGCGGGCATTACGCTGAGTCCATGA
- a CDS encoding HNH endonuclease signature motif containing protein: MEGTPEFEARPGGIDPAELLESVIFEDGLDAAIELASQPHLVPGANPVTIMLIISKILSAHAYELLGQDDPFTVDEPDALLGYDLFPETTAPAVPAGSAPFTAAAGAVGGGSAGDSLDTDLDLDLDLDLGAELGTDLDSDAGLDEVVVAESRVFDRMTLFEDATRFAHQAAQSMEAVRARSIAEFARWEHPDGPQGTRKTPWVRHGQGFTSMYSADTVAAELGLGIQAGIGLVQRSARMVTRTPNLLREVAAGRANLDTAADIATELQDASPDVCETVEAEILGRGVHQTTRGQARKSCRTLVGKHQPSAARETARKTRAQQCGVFQDPHPTPGLSMLTIIGDNGQVTAVKDAIDQLAFAMKHGDESDKTLGEYRVDAFFDLAMRNVTLNLDIQVLTPTFGTAGNTWTKPANKAPTPADTAGSAGQASKSRTAGNDGGGTDDSGHADDSNTGNDDGDRAADGGRDDESEEGDAGGGPPSGPGPDTGPPSTPPAEPTSKPEKPAAFGGRNRDGRDFVSDMRDRGATSVHARAGAIDADSLADLARFADKVTVSSFEFDPVSGEPTANIMGSDSYRPPPTMARYVKTRDQRCRAPGCDRPAIKNVDLDHAVEWPQGPTATVNLECLCRRHHRMKQTQWRIRLHPNGIVEWTSPTGHTYRTTPGLTETWHDLRSD, encoded by the coding sequence ATGGAGGGGACACCAGAATTCGAGGCTCGACCGGGCGGTATCGACCCGGCCGAGTTGCTCGAATCTGTGATCTTCGAAGACGGGTTGGACGCAGCGATCGAGTTGGCGTCCCAGCCTCATTTGGTGCCGGGTGCGAACCCGGTGACGATCATGCTGATCATCTCCAAGATCCTCAGCGCCCACGCCTACGAACTGCTGGGGCAGGACGACCCGTTCACGGTCGACGAACCCGACGCGCTGCTCGGGTACGACCTGTTCCCCGAGACCACAGCCCCGGCTGTCCCGGCGGGATCGGCCCCGTTTACGGCTGCTGCGGGTGCTGTGGGTGGCGGGTCGGCCGGCGACTCGCTGGACACCGACCTGGACCTCGACCTCGACCTCGACCTGGGAGCGGAGCTGGGAACGGACCTCGATTCGGACGCTGGTCTGGATGAGGTGGTGGTGGCGGAGTCGCGGGTGTTCGATCGGATGACGTTGTTCGAGGACGCGACCCGGTTCGCGCATCAAGCAGCGCAGTCGATGGAAGCGGTGCGGGCTCGTTCGATCGCGGAGTTCGCTCGGTGGGAGCACCCGGACGGTCCGCAGGGCACGAGGAAGACGCCGTGGGTGCGGCACGGTCAGGGGTTCACGAGCATGTACTCCGCCGACACCGTGGCCGCGGAGTTGGGGTTGGGGATCCAGGCCGGGATCGGCCTGGTGCAACGCTCCGCCCGGATGGTGACCCGCACTCCGAACCTGTTGCGGGAAGTCGCCGCGGGCCGCGCGAACTTGGACACTGCCGCGGATATTGCGACGGAGTTGCAGGACGCCTCCCCTGATGTGTGCGAAACCGTTGAAGCGGAGATCCTCGGCCGGGGAGTCCACCAGACAACCAGGGGTCAGGCACGCAAATCGTGCCGGACGTTGGTGGGGAAGCATCAACCCTCCGCGGCGCGGGAAACGGCACGGAAGACGAGGGCGCAGCAGTGTGGGGTGTTCCAGGACCCGCACCCCACACCGGGGTTGTCGATGCTGACGATCATCGGGGACAACGGGCAGGTCACCGCGGTGAAGGACGCGATCGACCAGTTGGCGTTCGCGATGAAACACGGCGACGAGTCCGACAAGACGTTGGGCGAGTACCGGGTCGATGCGTTCTTCGACCTCGCGATGCGCAACGTGACCCTGAACCTCGACATCCAAGTGCTCACCCCGACCTTCGGGACCGCCGGGAACACCTGGACCAAGCCCGCCAACAAGGCACCGACCCCCGCGGACACTGCCGGGAGTGCAGGCCAGGCGAGCAAGAGCAGGACCGCCGGCAACGACGGTGGCGGTACTGACGACAGTGGCCATGCCGACGACAGCAATACCGGCAATGACGACGGCGACCGTGCCGCCGACGGTGGCCGTGATGACGAGAGTGAAGAGGGTGACGCCGGTGGCGGGCCACCGTCCGGCCCCGGTCCCGACACAGGACCACCCAGCACTCCGCCGGCCGAGCCGACCAGTAAGCCCGAGAAACCGGCAGCCTTCGGTGGACGAAATCGTGACGGCCGCGACTTCGTGTCCGACATGCGTGACCGCGGCGCGACCAGCGTCCACGCCCGCGCCGGTGCGATCGACGCCGACAGCCTGGCCGACCTGGCCAGGTTCGCCGACAAGGTCACCGTGAGCAGCTTCGAGTTCGACCCCGTCTCCGGCGAACCCACCGCGAACATCATGGGCAGCGACAGCTACCGGCCACCACCCACGATGGCCAGGTACGTGAAAACGAGGGACCAACGGTGCCGGGCACCCGGCTGTGACCGTCCCGCGATCAAGAACGTCGACCTCGACCACGCCGTCGAGTGGCCCCAAGGGCCCACCGCAACAGTCAACCTCGAATGCCTGTGCCGACGTCACCACCGGATGAAGCAAACCCAGTGGCGAATCCGGTTGCACCCCAACGGGATCGTCGAGTGGACCTCACCCACCGGCCACACCTACCGCACCACGCCAGGACTCACCGAAACCTGGCACGACCTCCGCAGCGACTGA
- a CDS encoding DUF2797 domain-containing protein produces the protein MTADLCTGPAWVDRNPVLRFDGRAALDLLGRRLSFEAHPERECTGASVADASGSLTHRACPRGRPATRGRQCAECTADDQFRFAHHAHRGGYVPAALDDYLRSPHFVYVATFADGVSKVGTAVDHRKVGRLDEQGPLAATFVVAASDGRAARGFEDLVTDRLGLTQFKNRSSKVAALLTATSRVEVLGLHEQTVSDSLDALATEPEAELIRESWVPPAAQSDLLHALDASSVGRYPHPLTEGEHCLTVRAMAGATALVTVNDDDALFLADLGSLAGHRLRPGDVRSAPVPTQLGLF, from the coding sequence GTGACAGCTGATCTATGCACCGGCCCGGCCTGGGTCGACCGAAATCCCGTCCTGCGTTTCGACGGACGGGCTGCCCTCGACCTGCTCGGTCGCCGGCTGTCCTTCGAGGCACACCCCGAGCGTGAATGCACCGGTGCGAGCGTCGCCGATGCATCGGGGTCGTTGACTCACCGTGCGTGCCCGCGTGGGCGCCCGGCGACCCGCGGACGCCAGTGTGCCGAGTGCACGGCCGACGACCAGTTCCGGTTCGCCCACCACGCGCACCGAGGCGGTTACGTGCCGGCTGCGCTCGACGACTATCTGCGTTCGCCGCACTTCGTCTACGTGGCCACCTTTGCCGACGGTGTCAGCAAGGTGGGCACGGCCGTCGACCATCGGAAGGTCGGGCGCCTCGACGAGCAGGGGCCGCTCGCGGCGACCTTCGTCGTGGCTGCGTCGGACGGCCGCGCCGCCCGCGGGTTCGAAGACCTGGTGACCGATCGTCTCGGCCTCACCCAGTTCAAGAACCGCAGTTCCAAGGTCGCCGCGCTGCTCACGGCAACGTCGCGCGTCGAGGTGCTCGGGCTGCATGAGCAAACCGTGAGTGATTCCCTCGATGCGCTGGCCACCGAACCCGAGGCCGAGCTCATCCGCGAGTCGTGGGTGCCACCGGCCGCGCAGTCCGACCTGTTGCATGCGCTGGACGCGAGTTCCGTGGGCCGCTACCCACATCCACTCACCGAGGGTGAGCACTGCCTGACGGTGCGCGCGATGGCGGGTGCGACCGCGCTCGTGACGGTGAACGACGACGACGCGCTGTTCCTCGCCGACCTCGGATCACTGGCCGGTCATCGGCTTCGGCCGGGCGATGTGCGCTCCGCGCCGGTGCCCACTCAGCTCGGGTTGTTCTGA
- a CDS encoding GNAT family N-acetyltransferase, whose product MLPLPLVMPVPDPEHGRVRLRAFRADDVPMLRDMSTDPHVPLIGTLPGNADAQDALAYIDRQHSRLVGGAGWSFCIADAATDAGVGQIGLWIGAIEHGRATVGYSTAPRFRRRGYTADALAALVEFAWTIDGLHRLEAYIEPWNAGSASTARAGGFEFEGTLRSHQEIGGRRRDMQLWAIVRDS is encoded by the coding sequence ATGCTCCCGCTGCCGCTCGTCATGCCCGTGCCCGACCCGGAGCACGGACGCGTTCGCTTGCGCGCGTTCCGCGCCGACGACGTGCCGATGCTGCGTGACATGTCGACCGACCCGCACGTGCCACTCATCGGCACCCTGCCCGGCAACGCCGACGCACAAGACGCACTCGCGTACATCGACCGGCAGCATTCCCGGCTGGTCGGCGGCGCAGGATGGTCGTTCTGCATCGCCGACGCGGCGACCGACGCGGGGGTCGGGCAGATCGGCCTGTGGATCGGCGCGATCGAGCACGGACGAGCAACGGTGGGTTACTCCACAGCGCCGCGTTTCCGACGGCGCGGTTACACCGCGGACGCGCTGGCCGCTCTCGTCGAATTCGCCTGGACCATCGACGGATTGCACCGCCTCGAGGCCTACATCGAGCCGTGGAACGCGGGCTCGGCCAGCACGGCCCGGGCCGGTGGGTTCGAGTTCGAAGGCACGCTGCGCAGCCACCAGGAAATCGGTGGCCGCCGGCGCGACATGCAGTTGTGGGCGATCGTTCGTGACAGCTGA